One stretch of Tachysurus fulvidraco isolate hzauxx_2018 chromosome 12, HZAU_PFXX_2.0, whole genome shotgun sequence DNA includes these proteins:
- the LOC113651402 gene encoding up-regulator of cell proliferation-like, which yields MASNRSVIKNCGSGSGSAQRDTSKFRDSLLSFLKTLGLEKYYPNKLTLKSLLEINSATLFNEKTDSLKAIPWAFLRKLLMVNSKSRSILSALCENDDSEDLFSEEDSDGSFNLLDLHAVLLFCADSFLQQEIALKMSMCQFATPFLLPPGVINQGTLMLWALRCIIKEWRPCSMSVSKEFVENSVVHAEIPLVSFVRLSNCSLSKSQVLNQVLNNAEQHHDFFSHREMIGGSAPRLIANGMVEICWNLPCGNDSIDVFSDAVAVANLRGDACTFETQFRFLTKVSAALFVFLDSVEGKEQRLFASLKGIKSKLFLVVNSQRNMTQEVKSSIEALIDTLQLDRDHIIKKNQKVNLAAFAKSINSSIKTVLSGTYESFTIDSMKKTAQELGLDVDEIQRKASVLAEEMAEKILKTIGVRQITDYKKTQLPLQGENWKRLAKIEKEQCRLRNSGENSLEDYKVQLQKEIDEIWNKQSQYKMTKTMEIFTDALLSSDDTERAFFLKWMGLKMDMRSRKHMSNLRQKYKECEQKKDRDAIARLDQELLDSSLGIEHYMREMGQIYEAASFGSNKISDKLSNLPSLAAKLLLAGFPLELLDGDASNIPEKWVSDVLMELHSMVGGKSRVLVITVLGVQSSGKSTLLNTMFGVQFAVGSGRCTRGAYMILIPVGEDLKEELLCDFVLLIDTEGLKSPALAQLEDSYEHDNELATFVIGLSDVTIINIAMENSTEMKDVLQIAVHAFLRMKEVGKKTVCYFVHQNVGGVSAYDKNLTERKQLLEQLNEMTVIAADMEKKPNIKKFTDVLDYDVEKNNWYIPGLWHGTPPMAPVNSGYSVAVLDFKKNLLKARKDEEPSQIPVFLQWMCSLWKAVKFENFIFSFRNTLVAHEYDNLSKKFTEWEWSFRRHIQSWVTSEMVQIPNTDKSRNNEVVEQIKQKAHKEIASQRDRMYKNLNEYYKKKDSHVHLVEKYKVDFANNIKGLESEMKDEVRKTLDVVLEMTSNKKKLEDIHRKQTAMIECQVLQLLQHYKHCKHDVSDKELTAEFEKMWKREVANITGIKERDVSAEILKQLRGSFANRNVMEDLQKVQNFSEYGRGEFQVKEKHVTLGKKFQSLFRQRNAKQELEIVANSIIKSCEKTIDQHAQEKCDYQYTFTKDVLEEIDDQLTHAGSKISTKFELDLKLHICGIASRKFTVMHRKFLSEQDTIKHLQKFKSQYLSDFIDLYRKNDQCLRKAREFTQVCLKPAVTEYIDQSIGPDIVDAVLQNNPTEYSSRVLFQYTIQKELLEKSNFEDFKMYILQYNAYVKGWIYNHIVKSFSKDISLQNIKMKKLDDIMQKIMRAMEASKVDDNGAPLPNNEGGTTRFIQNFCKSLICVISMSMNTVEQVLFQNTSYCAPFTKSLYECIDEMKLQLIDEISRSTDIQETLNNVSVKPQNVLFKRVFGCGKKCPFCKTPCEAGGKKHQQHHAGLHRPKGLGGFAYAKTNSLCEEICTSSVYGNGTFRSYETNFEAHPCKDYRKYYPDWHIAPDMSMKASDYWKYVMVTFNDRFAKQFEAEPAVYPIEWRKITKEQALLCLKHNFNIK from the exons ATGGCTTCTAACAGAAGTGTCATTAAAA ACTGTggatcaggatcaggatcagCTCAAAGGGACACAAGCAAGTTTAGAG attCCCTTCTTTCATTTTTGAAAACACTGGGACTTGAAAAGTACTACCCAAACAAGCTGACCCTGAAGTCATTACTGGAAATCAACAGTGCCACATTGTTCAATGAAAAGACTGACTCACTGAAAGCAATACCATGGGCCTTCCTCAGAAAGTTACTGATGGTTAATTCAAAATCAAGATCAATACTATCTGCACTTTGTGAAAATGACGATTCAGAAGACTTGTTTAGTGAAGAGGACAGTGATGGTAGTTTTAACCTTCTTGATCTTCACGCTGTTCTCCTTTTCTGTGCAGATAGTTTTCTTCAGCAAGAAATAGCACTGAAAATGTCAATGTGCCAGTTTGCCACACCATTTTTGCTGCCTCCAGGAGTAATCAATCAGGGCACTCTTATGTTATGGGCTCTTAGATGCATCATAAAAGAATGGCGCCCATGTTCAATGTCAGTATCAAAAGAGTTTGTCGAAAACAGTGTTGTTCATGCTGAAATTCCCTTGGTATCATTTGTGAGATTAAGTAACTGCAGCTTGTCCAAGTCTCAAGTGTTGAACCAAGTGCTCAACAATGCAGAGCAGCACCATGACTTCTTTTCTCATAGAGAAATGATTGGAGGATCTGCACCTAGGCTAATTGCTAATGGCATGGTTGAAATATGCTGGAATCTTCCATGTGGGAACGATAGCATTGATGTCTTTTCTGATGCAGTAGCTGTTGCTAATTTAAGAGGTGATGCTTGCACATTTGAAACACAATTCAGGTTCCTTACAAAGGTATCAGCAGCTCTGTTTGTGTTCTTGGACAGTGTTGAAGGAAAGGAGCAAAGATTGTTTGCCTCTTTAAAAGGAATTAAATCCAAATTATTTCTTGTGGTGAACTCTCAGAGAAACATGACCCAGGAGGTGAAGTCATCTATTGAGGCATTAATTGATACACTGCAGTTGGATAGAGACCACATAATTAAGAAAAACCAAAAAGTGAATTTGGCTGCTTttgcaaaatcaatcaattcTTCCATTAAGACTGTTCTAAGCGGAACTTATGAATCATTTACTATTGATTCCATGAAGAAGACTGCTCAGGAATTAGGTCTTGACGTTGATGAGATTCAAAGAAAAGCCTCTGTATTGGCTGAAGAAATGGCagaaaaaatcttaaaaacGATTGGAGTTCGTCAAATAACAGACTATAAAAAGACACAGCTGCCACTACAAGGTGAAAATTGGAAAAGACTGGCTAAAATAGAGAAAGAGCAATGTAGACTACGCAATTCAGGTGAAAACAGCTTGGAAGACTATAAGGTGCAACTTCAAAAAGAAATTGATGAAATTTGGAACAAACAAAGTCAGTACAAAATGACCAAAACAATGGAGATCTTCACTGATGCTTTGTTGAGCTCTGATGATACAGAGCGAGCCTTCTTTCTGAAATGGATGGGACTAAAGATGGACATGCGGTCACGCAAACACATGTCAAACCTTCGGCAAAAATACAAAGAGTGTgaacaaaagaaagacagagatgctATAGCCCGATTAGACCAGGAACTTCTGGATTCTTCTCTTGGCATCGAGCATTACATGAGAGAAATGGGACAAATCTATGAGGCTGCGTCATTTGGTTCAAACAAAATATCTGATAAACTAAGCAATCTTCCTAGTCTTGCTGCCAAACTGCTTCTGGCTGGATTTCCTCTTGAACTACTTGATGGAGATGCATCAAATATCCCAGAGAAATGGGTGAGTGATGTTCTCATGGAGCTTCACAGTATGGTTGGGGGAAAGAGCCGCGTGCTGGTTATAACTGTGTTAGGGGTTCAGAGTTCTGGTAAATCAACACTGCTCAACACTATGTTTGGAGTCCAGTTTGCAGTGGGTAGTGGACGATGCACACGTGGAGCATACATGATTCTAATCCCTGTGGGTGAAGACTTGAAAGAAGAGTTACTTTGTGACTTTGTCCTTCTGATTGATACAGAGGGTCTGAAATCACCAGCACTGGCACAACTGGAAGACAGTTATGAGCATGACAATGAGTTGGCCACGTTTGTGATTGGTCTTAGTGATGTAACTATAATCAATATAGCAATGGAGAATTCCACAGAGATGAAGGATGTGTTACAGATAGCAGTTCATGCATTTTTACGCATGAAGGAAGTTGGTAAAAAGACAGTCTGCTACTTTGTTCATCAAAATGTTGGTGGTGTATCTGCATATGACAAAAACCTGACAGAACGAAAACAGCTCTTGGAACAACTAAATGAGATGACAGTGATTGCCGCTGATATGGAAAAGAAGCCTAACATAAAAAAATTCACTGATGTTTTGGATTATGATGTGGAAAAGAATAACTGGTATATACCAGGCCTATGGCATGGCACTCCACCAATGGCACCAGTTAATTCAGGCTACAGTGTGGCTGTTCTTGATTTTAAGAAAAACCTCTTGAAAGCAAGAAAGGATGAAGAACCCTCTCAGATACCAGTGTTCCTACAATGGATGTGCAGCTTGTGGAAGGCAGTGAAATTTGAGAActttattttcagtttcagaAACACTCTTGTAGCCCATGAATATGACAACCTTTCCAAAAAGTTTACAGAATGGGAATGGTCTTTCAGAAGACACATTCAGTCTTGGGTTACATCTGAAATGGTTCAAATACCTAACACTGATAAAAGTCGGAATAATGAGGTTGTTGAGCAAATTAAACAGAAAGCACATAAAGAAATTGCCTctcagagagacagaatgtATAAAAATCTAAACGAGTActacaaaaagaaagacagccATGTACATTTGGTGGAAAAGTACAAAGTTGATTTTGCTAATAATATCAAAGGTTTAGAGAGTGAAATGAAGGATGAAGTGAGAAAAACATTAGACGTTGTTCTTGAGATGACGAGTAACAAGAAGAAATTAGAAGACATTCACAGAAAGCAAACTGCAATGATTGAGTGCCAAGTTCTTCAACTCCTGCAACATTACAAACATTGTAAACATGATGTGTCTGACAAAGAGCTTACAGCTGAGTTtgagaaaatgtggaaaagagaaGTGGCAAACATCACTGGTATAAAAGAAAGGGATGTTTCTGCTGAAATTCTGAAGCAACTGAGAGGAAGTTTCGCCAATCGCAATGTCATGGAGGATTTGCAGAAAGTTCAAAATTTCTCAGAGTATGGGCGAGGAGAATTTCAGGTCAAAGAGAAGCATGTAACATTAGGAAAGAAATTTCAAAGTCTCTTCAGACAGCGTAATGCAAAGCAAGAGTTAGAGATTGTTGCAAACAGTATAATTAAGTCCTGTGAAAAAACCATTGATCAGCATGCACAAGAAAAATGTGATTACCAATACACATTTACAAAAGATGTGCTGGAAGAAATTGATGATCAGCTCACACATGCAGGTTCAAAAATCAGTACAAAATTTGAACTTGACTTAAAACTGCACATTTGTGGCATTGCATCTCGGAAGTTCACAGTTATGCACAGGAAATTCCTCAGTGAGCAAGACACTATTAAGCATTTGCAGAAATTCAAGAGTCAGTATCTGTctgattttattgatttgtataGAAAGAATGACCAGTGCCTAAGGAAAGCAAGAGAATTCACTCAGGTCTGTCTCAAACCAGCAGTAACTGAATACATCGACCAGTCCATTGGACCTGATATCGTTGACGCAGTTCTGCAAAACAACCCAACTGAGTATAGTTCTCGAGTACTGTTTCAGTACACAATTCAAAAGGAGCTACTGGAAAAATCCAACTTTGaggattttaaaatgtacattttgcaGTATAATGCTTATGTCAAAGGATGGATATACAATCATATCGTTAAATCCTTTTCCAAAGACATATCTCtgcaaaacataaaaatgaagaAGCTGGATGACATCATGCAGAAGATCATGAGAGCAATGGAAGCCTCTAAGGTTGATGACAATGGGGCTCCATTGCCCAATAATGAAGGAGGTACAACAAGATTTATCCAGAACTTTTGCAAATCTTTAATCTGCGTCATCTCAATGTCTATGAACACAGTGGAACAGGTCCTCTTTCAGAATACAAGCTATTGTGCTCCCTTCACCAAAAGTCTCTATGAATGTATTGATGAAATGAAGCTACAGTTAATAGATGAGATCTCCAGGTCAACTGATATCCAAGAGACACTGAACAATGTGTCTGTGAAGCCCCAAAATGTGCTCTTTAAGAGGGTGTTTGGATGTGGGAAAAAGTGTCCATTTTGCAAAACACCATGTGAGGCAGGAGGGAAGAAACATCAGCAACACCATGCAGGTCTGCATAGACCAAAGGGACTTGGTGGTTTTGCATACGCAAAGACTAATTCTCTTTGTGAAGAGATCTGTACGTCTAGTGTATATGGCAATGGAACGTTTCGAAGTTATGAAACTAATTTCGAAGCTCATCCCTGTAAAGACTATCGGAAATACTACCCAGACTGGCATATTGCACCTGACATGTCTATGAAGGCCTCAGATTACTGGAAGTATGTGATGGTGACATTTAATGACCGATTTGCTAAACAGTTTGAAGCAGAACCAGCTGTGTATCCAATAGAATGGCGGAAAATCACTAAAGAGCAGGCTCTTCTCTGTCTGAAGCATAACTTCAATATTAAATGA